The Enterococcus sp. 7F3_DIV0205 genome has a window encoding:
- a CDS encoding SPFH domain-containing protein — translation MVIIVQQGEVKIVESFGKYVKTIDPGLHFLIPVLYKVRGRVSLKQTPLEIESQSVITRDNVIVEVDEAIKYHVTDVRAFVYDNEDSVTSMIQDCQSNLRGIIGKMDLNEVLNGTEEINVSLFESVKDITAGYGLSIDRINIGEISVSDEIVNSMNKLITASRDKESTITISEGRKQSIILDSEANASQMQIDAEARAKQTKIDAEARAERTKIDADAEAERIRITTEAERQRILALNQAIKESDLNEQALAYLGIEAFKQVVRSETNTVILPSNMTELGNIPVAKELWSAQDTKKQTNHEYGAE, via the coding sequence ATGGTCATCATTGTTCAACAAGGTGAAGTCAAAATCGTTGAAAGCTTTGGGAAATATGTCAAAACAATCGATCCAGGCCTTCATTTTTTGATCCCTGTACTGTACAAAGTAAGAGGGCGTGTTTCTTTAAAACAGACGCCTTTAGAAATTGAATCTCAAAGTGTTATCACTCGAGATAATGTAATTGTAGAAGTTGATGAGGCTATCAAATATCATGTAACTGATGTCCGAGCTTTTGTTTATGATAATGAAGACTCAGTTACATCGATGATTCAGGACTGTCAGTCAAATTTACGTGGAATTATCGGAAAAATGGATCTGAATGAAGTTCTTAACGGTACAGAGGAAATCAACGTAAGTTTATTTGAAAGTGTAAAAGACATCACAGCTGGTTATGGTTTATCTATTGACCGAATCAATATTGGTGAAATTTCTGTTTCAGACGAAATTGTGAACTCAATGAATAAACTGATTACTGCAAGTCGTGATAAAGAGTCAACCATCACGATCTCAGAAGGTAGAAAACAATCGATTATTTTAGATTCAGAAGCGAATGCCTCACAAATGCAAATCGACGCGGAAGCTAGAGCGAAACAAACGAAAATAGATGCTGAAGCCCGAGCAGAACGCACAAAAATAGATGCTGATGCCGAAGCAGAACGTATTCGTATAACAACGGAAGCAGAGAGACAACGTATTTTAGCGTTGAATCAAGCAATCAAAGAAAGTGACTTAAATGAACAAGCGTTAGCGTATCTAGGAATAGAAGCATTTAAACAAGTGGTGAGAAGTGAAACAAATACCGTTATCTTGCCAAGTAATATGACTGAACTCGGAAATATTCCAGTAGCAAAAGAGTTATGGTCAGCACAAGATACGAAAAAACAAACTAATCATGAATACGGTGCAGAGTAA